CAAGGCCGTCGAGGTCGAGGGCCCCGCGGTGGAGAAGTGGGCCGACCAGATCGCCACGGAGCACGGCTTCCAGGACGTCGCGCACACCATCGAGATCTTCGGAACGTGCGGGGAGTGCGCGGCCCAGCAGACCGCGGAACAGCAGTAGCAGCAGTCACAGCAGGCACACGGAGGGCCGCCTTCGCATGGAGGCGGCCCTTCCGTCTGCCCGGACCCGCGGGCGTCGTCTTCGCCGGACCCGCGGTCGTCACCTTCGCCGGACCCGCGGTCGTCACCTTCGCCGGATCTGCGGTGGTCATCCTCGCCCGACCTGTTCCCGGGAACAACTGTCAGGTACACGCTGGTGCTAGCCTTGACGCGGCATCAGCGTGGCTCTACGCGCATACCACGGGGGAGAAAATGGGCGTTCTCGGAGAACTCTGGGACGACGGCACGAAGCTGGTCGGCGACGTGGTCGAGATCGGCAAGGACGTCATGATGGCGCCGGCCGAGATCGCGCACTGGGTACTGACCCAGATGTTCGGCGGCGGCGAGGCCGATCTGCAGAAGATCGCGGCCGAGCTGAAGAAGCTGAGCACCGAGCTGGACGGCCTGACCAAGGAGATCAACTCCACTCTGGGCCACCTCACTTGGCACGGTCCGGCATCCGACGCCTTCGTCACCGTCGCGCACGGCCGCGTCAAGGAGATGAACAAGATCTCCGACGACCTCTCCACGCTGGGCACGTCGGTCACCCGGCTGTCCCAGGTCTACTGACACAACGTCAGTTCCGTCCGGGGCGCTGCGCCCGAGGAGTTCACCCTTCACCGGGCTTCGTCTTCACCGGGCACCGTCTTCACCGGGCTCCACATTCACCGGGCTCCCCATCCGCGGAGCCCGAGGCTTTCAGACCGCGATACCTCCTCGGCATGCCGGCTCTTCGCGGTCCCTCACAATCACGGGGGTTGTACGGATGGCAGGCGACACGTTCGGCGTGGAGATGGCGGAACTCGCCAAGATCGAGAAGGACTGGCGCGCGGTCAGCCGGCGGATGCTGGAGCTGAACCAGCAGCTGGGGGAGATCAAGAAGACGCTGGTCACGGCCGCGGGGATCGACCTCGCGACGGCTCCGCTCGCGCAGCTCCCCGGTTTCGGCATCGCCTACCAGGTGCTCGCGGACGTGAAGGACATCGCCGAGGTGAGCGAGCGCCTCGAGGAGAACAAGAAGAAGCTGCTCGAGGAGCTGGCGGGCGACGCCGAGAAGATCAAGAAGGTCAAGGCCGAGTACGAGGCCAATGAGAAGAAGATCGAAGATGAACTGAAGAAGATCAAGCACCGGAAGAAGCACGAGGCCCCCCACTCCCCCGGACACACCGGCGGCGGCTCCGGTGGCGGCGGCAACGGCGGTGGTGGCGGCGGCGGTGGCGGCACCGGCGGCTCCGCCGGAGGGAGCGGCGGCACCGGCCCGGCCCCCACCGAGGGGCACGGCGACGGCAAGTGGGAGACGAAGGGCGACTGGGACGCCTGGTCGCCGGGCAAGCACCACACGACCACCGGTGCCGGCGTCGAGACCGCGCCCGACACCTCCGGTCTGCCGGGCGAGCGCAAGGACATCATCGACCGCGCCCTGGAGCGGGTGGAGCACCGGATCGGCTACAGCCAGTCGGCCACCACCAACGGCTACCGGGACGACTGCTCGGGGTTCGTCTCCGCCGCCTGGGGCCTTCAGCCTCCGGGTCTGAACACCTACGGCCTGATGGGCAACGACACCGCCCACGTGATCACCAAGGACGACCTCCAGCCGGGCGACGCCCTGATCGCCGGTGATCACACCGTCCTCTTCGGCGGCTGGGCCGACAAGGAGCACACCAAGTACATCGCCCTGGAGGACAACGGCTCCCAGGGCACCGTCTCGCACGTCATCCCGTACCCGTACTACTCCGGCGACGCCGCGCACGAAAGGTCGATCGGCCAGCCGTACGTGCCCTACCGCCGCAACGGCCTCTAGGACGCGACCGACGGAGCCGCCCGGGGCTGCGGGCGCCTGGCACCGCAGCCCGGTCCGAGCCGGCCCGCAGCCCGGTCCGGGCCGGCCCCTCAGCCCCGGTCCGAAAGCCGGCCCCTCAACCCCGCCCTGCCCCGCTCTGCCCCGCACACGAGAGAGAACGCCTGCATGTTCACCCGCCGCCTGCTCACCGCAGCCGCATGTGCCGCGGCACTGGCCACGCTCACCTCCTGCAAGGGTGCGGACACGGACGCCTCCCCGGAGGCGACCGCCTCGTCCGCGCCGGCCGCCTCGTCCCCGGCGGCCACACCGTCCGGCTCGCCGGCCCCCTCAGCCCCCGCTTCCGCCTCGGCCTCGCCCGTGAAGGACCTGCCGATCGACCCGGAGCCGACCTCCGACTGCACGCCCGGCAAGTTGGCCAAGGGACCCCGGATGATGCAGGTCATGGCCGCGCCGTCGCACGGCGCGCTCTCCGTCCGGGAGGCGAAGTTCGCCTGTGACCCCAACGGCGGCGGGTATGCGGGAACGGGGAAGGCCGCCCGCCGGTCGCTGGCCCCGGGGGCCACGGCCGAGCTGAGCACCGGCGCGACCGGCCACCGCACGGTGACCGTCGCCGAGCTGACCCGGCACCTCTCCGCCTGCCTGCGGCACGACCAGGTCGAGCCGCCGCTCGCCTGCTCGGGAGACATCTACGAGGTCACCGTGAACGGCTCCGGCGCCGTCTCGCACCTCCGCGAGATCTGGCACTCCTGACGGGGCAGGGCCTGCACGGGAAGAGCCCGGCGGCGTTCAGTACGAACGCCGCCGGGCCCTCCGCATGCACTCCCCCGGGCCGCCTTACGTCGCGGACCGGCCTTCCGCCTACTTCGCGGACTGGCCTTCCGCCTCCGGCGCCGCCCCGAACCGGCGGTCGCGCTTCGCGTACTCCAGGCAGGCCTGCCACAGATTCCGCCGGTCGAAGTCCGGCCACAGAATGTCCTGGAAGACCATCTCGGCATAGGCGCTCTGCCAGATCAGGTAATTCGAGGTCCGCTGCTCACCCGACGGCCGCACAAAGAGATCCACGTCCGGCATGTCCGGGTAGTACATGTACTTCGCGACGGTCTTCTCGTTCACCTTCGACGGGTCCAGCTTTCCGGCCCGCACATCCGCCGCGATGGCCGCCGCCGCATCCGCGATCTCGGCCCGCCCGCCGTAATTCACGCAGAAATACAGCGTCATGGCGTCATTGTCCTTGGTCTGCTCCT
This Streptomyces decoyicus DNA region includes the following protein-coding sequences:
- a CDS encoding WXG100 family type VII secretion target, with amino-acid sequence MGVLGELWDDGTKLVGDVVEIGKDVMMAPAEIAHWVLTQMFGGGEADLQKIAAELKKLSTELDGLTKEINSTLGHLTWHGPASDAFVTVAHGRVKEMNKISDDLSTLGTSVTRLSQVY
- a CDS encoding coiled-coil domain-containing protein translates to MAGDTFGVEMAELAKIEKDWRAVSRRMLELNQQLGEIKKTLVTAAGIDLATAPLAQLPGFGIAYQVLADVKDIAEVSERLEENKKKLLEELAGDAEKIKKVKAEYEANEKKIEDELKKIKHRKKHEAPHSPGHTGGGSGGGGNGGGGGGGGGTGGSAGGSGGTGPAPTEGHGDGKWETKGDWDAWSPGKHHTTTGAGVETAPDTSGLPGERKDIIDRALERVEHRIGYSQSATTNGYRDDCSGFVSAAWGLQPPGLNTYGLMGNDTAHVITKDDLQPGDALIAGDHTVLFGGWADKEHTKYIALEDNGSQGTVSHVIPYPYYSGDAAHERSIGQPYVPYRRNGL